The Roseofilum reptotaenium CS-1145 sequence AGCAACATTAACCGAGCTGAATAGGCCTGAGTCAAGACTAAAGTGTGTTCAAAAATGGTATGACTGGTTGGGCTGCGATCGAGGGCAACAAGAATTCGGGATACCATGAGCAATCGTTAATAGATAATAGGTAATGGGTAATGGGCTATCTCCACGTCCCCGCATCTGGAGTATTTTCCCATTCCCAAGCCCCCACCGTCTAGGGAAGGCGAGTGATCCATTGCACAAATAAAGCTCCAATAGTCAGAGTAACAGCAGTTTGTAGTAAATAAATAATTGTCCAGCGTAAAACTTGAGGAATCCCCATGAGCATGACCTCCAAGGTTAATGTAGGGTACAGGGATCGATCTCACCCTAAAGTTGGTTTAACGAAGGGATTGATGGGTTGATAAGGAGGTTTTTTCATAAGTGGTCTCACTGGTGGGTTGAAATGCACTCTGGGAGGACAAAGTTGCGATCCCTATCCGTAACACGGTTGATAGAGTCACTACGACCATTAAGCTCAGGGTGGCTGTCGGCAGAAGGGAGATGAGTTGGGGTTTCTTTCTTTTCATGAGAGGTACTCATCAATTCCAGTGAGAGGCTTGAGCCTAGGTTACTGGAGGGAGGAAAAGAAATGCATCACCCATTAGCATCACCCAGTTGGGTGAATTGAGGATGATGGAGAGTGGATAGGAGGGCGATCGCCAAGTTCTGGTAATCAGCCTCGGTATTATAGACTTGGGCGCACACTCTCAGCAACCGATGGGGAATTTCCGGAAAGGCCTTGATGGCGACTTCGATATGCCATTTTTGGGAGAGATGGTTATAGAGGGGAAATGCTGCACCATCAGGTAAGGGAAGCGAAACCATCGAACCGAGACCAGATTCTGGGAGATTAAAAGTAATGTTGAGAGTTTCACACAGCAAGCTTTTAGCGCTCATAATCCTTTGATGATTCTGTTGCATGAGCGCACTCCATCCCCCTGGAAATTGGGTTGCTATAAAATCGATCGCTGTGGGGATGCAGAGATAGGGGGTAAAGTCTTGGGTTCCTGTCCAATCAAATTCTAAATGAAATCGAGAGCGATCGCTACGGGTCGAATTGGCTCCGTGACTAATACTCAGGGGACGAATCCCATCTTGTTGCTCAGGTTTAACATACAAAAATCCCGCACCTTTGGGGGTAAAGAGCCATTTATGACAGTTGCCACTGTAATAGGTTGCCTCTAATTCTTCGAGGTTAAGGGGAATTTGACCGGGAGCATGAGCGCCATCCACAAGCAATTCTATGCCCTGGGTTTTCAGAGTTTTGCCCAGGGTTTGAATCGGGAAAATTAAGCCGGTCATACTGGCAATATGGTCGATTAGG is a genomic window containing:
- a CDS encoding aminotransferase class V-fold PLP-dependent enzyme; this encodes MNATGTQEVSPWKQWWTLDPNRTYLNHGAFGACPRPVLERQTQLREHLEQNPTGFIMHELEALLDQARNRLAQFLGANPSNLALIPNATTGVNTVLRSLPFAAGDELLTTNHEYNACRNALEFVAHRTGAKIVVASIPFPPENEQDIADRILAAVTPKTRLVLIDHIASMTGLIFPIQTLGKTLKTQGIELLVDGAHAPGQIPLNLEELEATYYSGNCHKWLFTPKGAGFLYVKPEQQDGIRPLSISHGANSTRSDRSRFHLEFDWTGTQDFTPYLCIPTAIDFIATQFPGGWSALMQQNHQRIMSAKSLLCETLNITFNLPESGLGSMVSLPLPDGAAFPLYNHLSQKWHIEVAIKAFPEIPHRLLRVCAQVYNTEADYQNLAIALLSTLHHPQFTQLGDANG